A stretch of Malus sylvestris chromosome 11, drMalSylv7.2, whole genome shotgun sequence DNA encodes these proteins:
- the LOC126590082 gene encoding GDSL esterase/lipase At4g26790-like produces MTVKAIQWLLLGHLLVQVSMVCARVPAIIVFGDSTVDAGNNNQISTVLKSNFEPYGHNFYGGLATGRFSNGRLATDFLSEGFMIKPTIPAYLDPAYSISDFATGVCFASAGTGYDNATSDVLSVIPLWKELEYYKEYQKKLRRYLGNNKANEVLGEALYLISIGTNDFLENYFVFSRRRSQFSIEEYQNFLLGIAGNFIRELYQLGARKMVISGLPPMGCVPLERTTNIISGGVCNEKYNDVARSFNKKLQGLVEKLKKELVKFQLVLSDPYDIVSKIIRNPAFFGFENVAKACCGTGMFEMSYLCNKINPFTCSDPNKYVFWDAFHPTEKTNAIVADHVFKTDLVQFL; encoded by the exons ATGACAGTTAAGGCCATTCAATGGCTCCTCCTAGGCCATCTCCTAGTGCAGGTTTCTATGGTGTGTGCCAGAGTTCCAGCAATCATTGTGTTTGGAGACTCTACTGTGGATGCAGGGAACAACAACCAGATATCGACAGTCCTAAAGAGCAACTTTGAACCCTACGGTCACAATTTCTATGGAGGCTTGGCTACTGGCCGGTTTTCCAACGGTAGGCTTGCAACGGACTTCCTTTCTGAAGGTTTTATGATCAAGCCGACCATACCTGCATACTTGGATCCTGCCTATAGCATTTCGGATTTTGCCACCGGAGTTTGCTTCGCCTCTGCCGGAACTGGCTATGATAATGCTACTTCTGATGTGCTA TCTGTGATACCTCTTTGGAAAGAACTGGAGTACTATAAGGAATACCAGAAGAAGCTGCGACGCTATCTAGGCAACAACAAAGCTAACGAGGTTCTGGGAGAAGCACTTTACCTGATTAGTATAGGAACTAATGATTTTCTAGAAAACTACTTTGTATTTTCACGCAGACGATCTCAGTTTTCCATTGAGGAGTACCAAAACTTTCTACTAGGAATTGCTGGAAATTTCATCAGAGAGCTTTACCAGCTTGGAGCTCGGAAGATGGTTATAAGCGGCCTTCCTCCAATGGGTTGCGTGCCACTGGAGAGAACTACAAATATCATTTCTGGGGGTGTTTGTAATGAGAAGTACAATGATGTGGCTAGGAGTTTCAACAAGAAGTTGCAGGGATTGGTTGAAAAGCTCAAGAAGGAACTGGTTAAATTTCAACTTGTTCTTTCAGACCCATACGATATTGTCTCAAAAATCATTCGAAACCCAGCCTTTTTTG GATTTGAAAATGTAGCAAAAGCCTGCTGCGGCACAGGAATGTTCGAGATGAGCTATCTGTGTAATAAGATAAACCCGTTCACATGTTCAGATCCAAATAAATATGTATTCTGGGATGCCTTCCACCCCACAGAGAAAACAAATGCCATTGTTGCAGATCATGTATTTAAAACTGACCTGGTTCAATTTCTATGA